From Desulfonatronum thioautotrophicum, the proteins below share one genomic window:
- the nadD gene encoding nicotinate (nicotinamide) nucleotide adenylyltransferase: MKVGVFGGCFNPVHHGHLRLAVEALEILNLDRVVLIPAAVPPHKGREGLLPYGLRCRLVQTALHDLPGLHCSLIEGGRPGPSYTCDTLEELARAMPGSRLFFLLGVPDLLTLPFWKDGLTLTRKAHFVAVARQDMALEATRDFVSTHWPEAQETIFSGKMTNHGDMVHQWSLKPDNGNILLIRPPYLDISSTMIRDYWSAGRELRFLLPDQVLAELMRKRGLVERYWSRRDLERCQ, encoded by the coding sequence ATGAAGGTTGGTGTCTTTGGCGGGTGCTTCAACCCCGTGCACCATGGCCATTTGCGTCTGGCCGTTGAGGCCCTGGAAATCCTCAACCTGGACCGGGTGGTATTGATTCCGGCTGCTGTCCCGCCGCACAAGGGACGCGAGGGGTTGTTGCCCTATGGGTTGCGTTGCCGCCTAGTGCAAACAGCTCTTCATGACCTTCCCGGTCTGCACTGTTCCTTGATCGAGGGCGGTAGGCCCGGTCCATCATACACCTGTGACACGCTGGAAGAGCTGGCCCGGGCAATGCCCGGAAGCCGGCTCTTTTTTTTACTCGGCGTCCCGGACCTGCTGACCCTGCCGTTTTGGAAAGACGGCCTGACCCTGACCCGCAAGGCCCATTTCGTGGCCGTGGCCCGGCAAGACATGGCCCTGGAGGCGACGCGGGACTTTGTGAGCACCCACTGGCCGGAAGCCCAGGAAACCATCTTCTCCGGGAAAATGACAAACCATGGTGATATGGTCCATCAGTGGAGCCTGAAGCCGGACAACGGGAATATCCTCTTGATTCGCCCGCCGTATTTGGACATCAGCTCAACCATGATCCGGGACTATTGGAGCGCGGGCAGGGAACTTCGTTTTCTGTTGCCGGACCAGGTGCTGGCTGAATTGATGCGCAAGCGGGGGTTGGTGGAGCGGTATTGGTCACGGCGGGATCTGGAGAGATGTCAGTGA
- a CDS encoding MASE3 domain-containing protein, with protein sequence MLGLLFIVSRYDATLFHGMAEVFSIALAWAVFMLVWSARRFVNNDALLLLGSAFLFIGFIDLLHVLALLRPDLFFDAPRADLSSQLLLASRFIEGLAMLLFALFLGRSLRPFIGLAFWAGLALSLLAFILYWQVFPTVYVPGIGWTPFSTWSGVVICLGLLTSLVVLFRRRRRLDVRFFQLICLAMIASLAAEALLLFFVRAEVHSSFIDHFLKIIAYMCVYLALIRSGVTRPFELLFQDLEREKTELLATKQHLNLIFDTAPALIWQKDGDGRYLQVNKAFCQAVDMEPQLIIGKVDDDIFPPKIARKYVLDDQEVLRSGRDKIGMEEQYVSATGRLGWSVTDKLVYRDRDGNTAGTIGFAKDVTERKQAQMREKAQQEQLAQAAKMTALGTLVAGVAHEVNNPNNFIILNTPLLEEVWADSLPVLESHHAGHPEFMLAGMPYPQMRDNVARLFSGIHEGSKRIKRIVAELKSFARQTPLNLNREVQLNQVVEAALTMLRKTIAEHTTRFEMRLDPDIPPVRGDFQKLVQVVVNLLINACQALPDKDRRVVLETYADKAEGGVVLRITDEGEGIAPEHLEQICDPFFSTRHDIGGTGLGLSITSSIVQSHQGRMEFDSAPGLGTTVTIFLKAAS encoded by the coding sequence GTGCTTGGACTTTTGTTCATCGTCAGCAGGTACGACGCCACGCTTTTTCATGGCATGGCGGAAGTCTTTTCCATCGCCCTGGCCTGGGCCGTGTTTATGTTGGTCTGGAGCGCTCGGCGCTTCGTCAACAATGACGCCCTGCTCCTTTTGGGGTCGGCTTTTTTGTTCATCGGCTTTATCGACCTCCTGCACGTTTTGGCCTTGCTGCGGCCAGACCTTTTTTTTGACGCGCCGCGCGCGGACCTTTCCAGTCAGCTTTTGCTCGCCAGCCGATTCATCGAGGGGCTGGCCATGCTGCTGTTCGCGCTGTTCTTGGGGAGAAGTCTGCGCCCCTTCATCGGTCTGGCTTTCTGGGCTGGATTGGCGTTGTCCCTTTTGGCCTTCATACTGTATTGGCAAGTTTTCCCAACGGTTTATGTTCCAGGAATTGGATGGACACCTTTCAGTACCTGGAGTGGGGTTGTCATCTGTCTGGGCCTTCTGACCAGCCTGGTGGTGCTTTTTCGTCGTCGCCGCCGGCTTGATGTCAGGTTTTTTCAGTTGATTTGCCTGGCCATGATCGCTTCTCTGGCCGCCGAAGCCCTGCTTCTTTTTTTCGTGCGTGCCGAGGTGCATTCCAGTTTTATCGATCATTTTTTGAAAATCATTGCGTATATGTGCGTTTACCTGGCTTTGATCCGTTCCGGGGTAACGCGTCCCTTTGAATTGTTGTTCCAGGATCTGGAGCGGGAAAAAACCGAACTGCTGGCAACCAAACAGCATTTGAACCTGATTTTCGACACGGCCCCGGCCCTTATCTGGCAAAAAGACGGCGATGGAAGGTATTTGCAGGTCAACAAGGCGTTTTGCCAAGCCGTGGACATGGAGCCGCAGCTGATCATCGGCAAGGTTGACGATGATATTTTTCCACCGAAAATTGCGCGGAAGTACGTCCTGGACGACCAGGAGGTGCTACGCTCAGGTCGGGACAAGATCGGCATGGAAGAGCAGTACGTCAGCGCGACGGGACGGCTGGGCTGGAGCGTAACGGACAAGCTGGTCTACCGGGACCGGGACGGCAACACCGCCGGAACCATCGGCTTTGCCAAGGACGTTACCGAACGGAAGCAGGCCCAGATGCGCGAAAAAGCCCAGCAGGAGCAGCTGGCCCAAGCCGCCAAGATGACCGCTCTGGGTACCCTGGTGGCCGGTGTGGCTCATGAGGTGAATAATCCTAATAATTTTATTATCCTGAATACGCCTTTGCTGGAGGAGGTCTGGGCCGACTCCCTGCCGGTTCTGGAGTCGCATCATGCCGGGCATCCGGAATTCATGCTGGCCGGCATGCCCTATCCTCAAATGCGCGACAATGTGGCCAGGCTGTTCTCGGGCATCCATGAAGGCAGCAAGCGAATCAAGCGGATTGTCGCCGAATTGAAGAGTTTCGCCCGACAAACCCCACTGAACCTGAACAGGGAAGTGCAGCTCAATCAGGTTGTTGAAGCAGCTTTGACCATGCTCCGCAAGACCATCGCCGAGCATACCACTCGGTTCGAGATGCGTCTTGACCCGGATATTCCCCCGGTACGGGGTGATTTCCAAAAACTGGTCCAGGTCGTTGTCAATCTGCTGATCAACGCCTGCCAAGCCCTGCCGGACAAGGATCGCCGGGTTGTCCTGGAAACCTATGCCGACAAGGCCGAGGGAGGCGTGGTTTTGCGCATCACTGATGAAGGAGAAGGAATCGCACCGGAGCATCTCGAGCAGATCTGCGATCCGTTCTTCAGCACCCGGCATGATATCGGCGGCACCGGCCTGGGCCTGTCCATCACGTCGTCCATTGTCCAGAGCCATCAGGGGCGGATGGAATTCGACTCCGCGCCGGGCTTGGGAACCACGGTGACGATTTTTCTCAAGGCTGCATCATGA
- a CDS encoding sigma-54-dependent transcriptional regulator, translating to MKLNAESAWPIFLVDDEEPLLDSLCMTLHAAGYGNVETFTDGQAVLDRLPDVQCTLLLLDVFMPGRVPGEEILERFRSEAPHVPVVMVTGVDETGTAVRCMRAGAFDYLVKPVEQALLLATVRRALDHARLLRQNIHLRDKLLSEHLDQPEAFSGIITGNRQMQAIFRYMEVIAPTAEPVLITGETGTGKDLTATALHRLSGRVGTFVAVNVAGLDDNMFADTLFGHVKGAFTDAGQDRRGMVEQAEDGTLFLDEIGDLSLVSQVKLLKLIQDHEYLPLGSEKPRRSRARIVAATNHDLAAAESQGLFRKDLYYRINTYHVHLPPLRERGHDVLLLAEHYLRQACETLNIPCGSFDPSLADRLLSHPFPGNVRELRSLIFNTMAQGGLQALEKNMAALVKTPARHHDAPGFEMSPGMKILFPDPLPTMDRAVQELVQEALRRSGGNQAAAARMLGISRQAMHQRLNPRR from the coding sequence ATGAAACTGAACGCCGAATCCGCATGGCCGATATTTCTCGTGGATGACGAGGAGCCGCTCCTGGACAGCCTGTGCATGACCCTGCACGCGGCCGGTTACGGCAACGTGGAAACCTTCACCGACGGCCAGGCCGTGCTGGACCGGTTGCCGGATGTCCAGTGTACCCTGTTGTTGCTGGACGTGTTCATGCCGGGCAGGGTGCCTGGAGAGGAGATTCTGGAGCGCTTCCGGTCCGAGGCCCCCCATGTTCCCGTGGTGATGGTCACCGGCGTGGACGAGACCGGGACGGCCGTCCGCTGCATGAGGGCCGGGGCCTTCGATTACCTGGTCAAGCCGGTGGAGCAGGCCTTGTTGCTGGCCACGGTGCGTCGCGCCCTGGATCATGCCAGGCTGCTGCGTCAGAATATTCATTTACGCGACAAGCTCCTCTCGGAGCACCTGGACCAACCCGAGGCGTTCAGCGGGATCATCACTGGGAATCGGCAAATGCAGGCCATTTTCCGGTACATGGAAGTGATTGCGCCCACAGCCGAGCCGGTGTTGATCACGGGCGAAACCGGAACGGGCAAGGACCTCACGGCCACGGCCCTGCACCGGCTCAGCGGGCGTGTCGGGACGTTCGTCGCGGTCAACGTGGCCGGGTTGGACGACAATATGTTCGCGGACACGTTGTTCGGCCACGTCAAAGGGGCGTTCACCGACGCCGGGCAGGATCGGCGGGGCATGGTGGAACAGGCCGAGGACGGGACATTGTTTCTGGACGAGATCGGCGATTTGTCCCTTGTGTCGCAGGTCAAGCTGCTCAAATTGATCCAGGATCACGAATACCTTCCGTTGGGCTCGGAGAAGCCGCGCCGAAGCAGGGCGCGGATCGTGGCGGCCACCAACCATGACCTGGCAGCGGCCGAAAGCCAGGGGCTCTTTCGCAAAGACCTCTATTATAGGATCAACACCTATCATGTGCATCTGCCTCCCCTGCGGGAGCGGGGCCACGACGTCCTTCTCCTGGCGGAACACTACTTGCGCCAGGCTTGCGAAACCTTGAACATCCCCTGTGGAAGTTTTGATCCATCGCTGGCGGACCGGCTCCTGTCCCATCCATTTCCGGGCAATGTCCGGGAATTGCGCTCCCTGATCTTCAACACCATGGCCCAGGGCGGCCTTCAGGCGCTGGAGAAAAACATGGCCGCCCTGGTCAAGACCCCCGCCCGTCACCACGATGCTCCGGGCTTCGAAATGTCCCCGGGCATGAAAATCCTCTTCCCCGATCCCCTGCCGACCATGGACCGGGCCGTCCAGGAATTGGTCCAGGAAGCCCTGCGCCGCTCCGGCGGCAACCAGGCCGCCGCCGCCCGCATGCTCGGCATTTCCCGACAGGCGATGCACCAGCGGCTCAATCCACGGCGTTGA
- a CDS encoding response regulator, with the protein MVQKTILIVDDEEEVLFSLGLVLRRAGYIVLEAGNGIEALSVMTEAMRSGQGVDLVITDLRMPYMDGPELLAAMHRRGFDSNVMVMTGHAHDALVTRWPCRGCPKIIHKPFEADELLREVDGTLGRDPVVA; encoded by the coding sequence GTGGTCCAGAAAACAATCCTCATTGTGGACGACGAAGAAGAGGTCCTCTTTTCCCTCGGGCTTGTCCTGCGGCGGGCCGGCTACATCGTGCTGGAGGCCGGAAATGGGATCGAGGCCTTGTCAGTGATGACCGAAGCCATGCGAAGCGGACAAGGGGTTGATCTGGTGATCACGGATCTCAGGATGCCGTACATGGATGGCCCAGAGTTGCTGGCCGCCATGCATCGCCGGGGATTCGATTCGAACGTCATGGTCATGACTGGGCATGCTCATGACGCGCTTGTGACCAGGTGGCCGTGCAGAGGTTGCCCTAAAATCATCCATAAGCCCTTTGAAGCCGATGAACTTCTCAGGGAGGTCGACGGGACACTGGGGCGTGATCCGGTGGTCGCTTAA
- a CDS encoding methyl-accepting chemotaxis protein — MKNMKLGLKIGMGFGVLILISCLLGGLAVWNMNSVENDAERLAEAYVPEVAVANEVERNALQLMYAIRGYGFTEQTSFLEEGRREMAELQLELGNALSLAERQDLPALRDNARAAQDRAREYADLVEQTVAKIQAMNVDRQAMDASATQFIEGAEAFLNSQNEAMIREIQQGATEEALRERLDKINHVNDVIDLGNSVRISAWRAQAERNPSVIEGAMGIFPQIDQTLDAIRTTTRQEVNLRQIATVREAAAAYRNAMTSLMANWRDLDQIAERRTQVGYTVLAVAQETAAIGMDHTQQIANDAVANLGQASFVMMIGLGIALLLGIVIAIFLTRAITLPVGKGVRFSEELSDGELDARLDVDQKDEIGMLGQAMQTMQSKLREIVGEVKAASENVASGSEQLSASAEQMSQGATEQAASVEEVSSSMEEMTANIKQNADNAAQTEKIALQAAKDAQEGGEAVSQTVAAMKQIAEKISIIEEIARQTNLLALNAAIEAARAGDAGKGFAVVAAEVRKLAERSGSAATEISELSASSVQVAEQAGEMLTKIVPDIQRTAELIQEINAASREQSIGVEQINKAIQQLDQVVQQNASAAEEMASTSEELSSQAEELQATMAFFKMSGSGSGPRSRTTGGAKASNMFATAPRKTAAVSAASSAKSRGLALDMGPDKGDDEFEKF, encoded by the coding sequence ATGAAGAACATGAAACTCGGGCTGAAAATCGGTATGGGGTTTGGGGTCTTGATTCTCATTTCCTGTTTGTTGGGTGGCTTGGCTGTTTGGAACATGAACAGTGTCGAGAATGACGCCGAGCGCCTGGCCGAGGCCTACGTGCCGGAAGTGGCCGTGGCCAATGAGGTGGAGCGCAACGCGTTGCAATTGATGTATGCGATTCGGGGCTACGGGTTCACCGAGCAAACGAGTTTCCTTGAGGAGGGCCGCAGGGAGATGGCCGAATTGCAGTTGGAACTCGGCAACGCCTTGAGCCTTGCGGAGCGCCAAGACTTGCCTGCCTTGCGCGACAATGCGCGAGCAGCCCAGGATCGTGCGCGGGAATACGCGGACCTTGTGGAGCAGACCGTTGCAAAAATCCAGGCCATGAATGTTGACAGGCAGGCCATGGACGCCAGCGCCACCCAATTTATCGAAGGCGCGGAGGCGTTTTTGAATTCCCAAAATGAGGCCATGATTCGGGAGATCCAGCAAGGTGCAACGGAGGAAGCCCTGCGGGAACGGCTGGACAAAATCAACCATGTAAACGATGTCATCGACCTGGGTAATAGCGTTCGGATCAGCGCCTGGAGGGCCCAGGCCGAACGAAATCCCTCAGTGATAGAAGGAGCCATGGGGATTTTTCCGCAGATAGATCAAACACTGGACGCGATTCGAACTACCACGCGACAGGAAGTCAACTTACGCCAAATCGCCACAGTTCGGGAAGCGGCTGCTGCCTACCGGAACGCCATGACGTCCTTGATGGCCAATTGGCGCGATTTGGATCAAATCGCCGAGCGTCGGACACAGGTTGGTTACACAGTCCTCGCCGTGGCTCAGGAAACTGCGGCAATCGGCATGGATCATACCCAGCAAATCGCCAATGATGCCGTAGCCAATCTAGGTCAGGCCTCTTTCGTAATGATGATCGGCCTTGGAATTGCTTTGCTTTTGGGGATCGTCATCGCCATATTCCTGACCAGAGCCATTACCCTGCCCGTGGGGAAAGGCGTGCGCTTTTCCGAGGAGCTTTCCGACGGTGAACTGGATGCTCGATTGGACGTGGATCAGAAGGATGAAATCGGGATGTTGGGTCAGGCCATGCAAACCATGCAGTCCAAGCTCCGTGAGATAGTGGGTGAGGTCAAGGCGGCTTCGGAGAACGTGGCTTCGGGCAGTGAGCAACTTTCGGCCTCGGCCGAGCAGATGTCACAGGGGGCCACGGAGCAGGCCGCGTCAGTGGAAGAGGTTTCTTCGAGCATGGAAGAGATGACCGCGAACATCAAGCAGAATGCGGACAATGCGGCCCAGACCGAAAAGATCGCCCTGCAGGCGGCCAAGGACGCCCAGGAAGGCGGGGAGGCCGTATCCCAAACAGTGGCTGCCATGAAGCAGATTGCGGAGAAGATCTCCATCATTGAGGAAATCGCCCGGCAGACCAACCTCTTGGCCTTGAACGCAGCCATTGAGGCGGCTCGGGCTGGGGACGCGGGCAAAGGCTTCGCGGTCGTGGCCGCCGAAGTGCGCAAGCTGGCCGAGCGCAGTGGATCGGCGGCCACGGAGATCAGCGAACTCTCCGCCTCCAGCGTGCAGGTGGCCGAACAGGCCGGAGAAATGCTCACCAAGATCGTCCCGGACATCCAGCGTACCGCGGAACTGATCCAGGAAATCAACGCGGCCAGCCGGGAGCAGAGCATTGGCGTGGAGCAGATCAACAAGGCCATTCAGCAACTGGACCAGGTCGTCCAGCAAAATGCTTCCGCTGCCGAGGAAATGGCTTCTACTTCCGAGGAATTGTCCAGCCAGGCCGAGGAGCTTCAGGCCACCATGGCCTTTTTCAAGATGAGCGGGTCTGGTTCAGGACCGCGCTCCCGTACGACCGGCGGAGCCAAGGCAAGCAACATGTTCGCCACTGCCCCGCGCAAGACCGCTGCCGTCTCCGCGGCTTCGTCGGCAAAAAGCCGGGGATTGGCCTTGGACATGGGGCCGGACAAGGGCGATGATGAGTTCGAGAAGTTCTAG
- a CDS encoding chemotaxis protein CheW: protein MDDKQSRNLNQYLTFTLDKELYAMDIAKVREVLEYTDITRVPRTPEFLRGVINVRGRAVPVVDMRLKFGLSRTERSVNTCIIITEVDVDGESTILGALADSVQEVFDLEPDQIEPAPRLGTRIKTEFIEGMGKQGDEFIIILNIDKIFSAEELSVVLEVGEEDARAA, encoded by the coding sequence ATGGACGATAAACAGAGCAGGAACTTGAATCAATACCTGACCTTCACCCTGGACAAGGAACTGTATGCCATGGACATCGCCAAGGTCCGGGAAGTCCTGGAGTACACGGATATCACCCGGGTGCCCCGGACCCCGGAGTTTCTGCGTGGGGTGATCAATGTCCGGGGGCGGGCCGTGCCGGTTGTGGACATGCGTCTCAAGTTCGGTCTGAGCCGTACCGAGCGCAGCGTGAACACCTGCATTATCATCACCGAAGTGGACGTGGACGGCGAATCCACCATCCTGGGCGCCCTGGCCGATTCAGTTCAGGAAGTCTTCGATCTGGAGCCCGACCAGATTGAACCCGCCCCAAGGCTGGGCACGAGGATCAAGACCGAATTCATCGAAGGCATGGGCAAGCAGGGCGATGAATTCATCATCATCCTGAACATCGACAAGATTTTTTCCGCGGAGGAACTTTCCGTGGTGCTGGAGGTCGGTGAAGAGGATGCCAGGGCGGCGTAG
- a CDS encoding sensor histidine kinase — protein sequence MARKTCVLLILAVLHLVGATWDARADSVQGRVLVLTSYHSGDAWNDGVVRGIKDILELDSGVELMVEFLDVRRRSMDSDYKAAVTTFLDVKYRETTLDLIIVADDAALDFLIMVREELFFGIPVVFCGINNFKPGRIQGQAMITGVNEEVSIRSTMELALKLFPQTERIVAILDEHSAVSRANLRHFRSVTSDYSPPDIEIQELLNLSTQDVQQRLSRIPPKSILLRLTTLLNPEGGYMSLEQSMRVISEASPVSVFTVWDFDIGHGALGGVVVSSLEQGQLAGKLAREILIYPHAVLPAVVMESPNVAMFDHQQMARFDLPETKLPYGAQILGKAPSLYAEFKFWIWIGVLIITLLTALVLVLLAYIAYRRRMTAALEESEERYRRIVETANEGIWVLDEKFKTTFVNPRMAEMLGLAPAEVLGRPRDTFMFAEDIPDDETRMKRRVAGTSESYERRFRRKDGSTLWTLVSGTPLVDAQGRIIGSFGMFADISRLKYAEEELQHTSDALRNALAEKDKFFSIIAHDLRAPMAGLLGFVRQFSEDARVFSQEHLQKILPRVKQSAEDLFLLLENLLEWATMQRGASHFKPESLGLETLVSANIELARPTADQKDVSLQGRVEPGLHVYADRHMLDTIVRNLISNAIKFTNTGGNVIVSAIGEGDSIQIRVQDDGIGMDREMAEKIFAIDQKTTRAGTGGERSTGLGLILCKEFTEKHGGRIDVKSLPGKGSTITVILPRSRITGSFQAENSTDFQEEHKAPF from the coding sequence ATGGCTCGTAAAACATGTGTTTTGCTTATTCTGGCCGTGCTTCACCTTGTCGGTGCGACCTGGGATGCCCGTGCTGATTCTGTTCAGGGCCGTGTACTGGTGCTCACCTCCTATCATTCTGGTGATGCCTGGAACGATGGAGTGGTTCGGGGTATCAAGGATATCCTGGAGTTGGACAGCGGGGTGGAACTGATGGTGGAGTTCCTGGATGTCCGACGTCGGAGCATGGATTCGGATTACAAGGCAGCCGTCACCACCTTTTTGGATGTGAAGTACCGGGAAACGACCCTGGACTTGATCATCGTCGCCGACGACGCGGCGTTGGACTTTTTGATCATGGTCCGTGAGGAGCTTTTTTTCGGCATTCCCGTGGTGTTTTGCGGGATCAACAATTTCAAGCCGGGACGGATCCAGGGGCAGGCCATGATTACCGGGGTCAACGAAGAGGTGAGTATCCGGTCGACCATGGAACTGGCCTTGAAACTGTTTCCCCAAACCGAACGAATCGTCGCCATCCTGGACGAGCACTCGGCTGTCAGCAGGGCGAATTTACGGCACTTTCGGTCCGTGACCAGTGACTACTCACCACCGGACATCGAAATCCAGGAGTTACTGAACCTGAGCACGCAAGATGTGCAACAACGTCTCTCCAGGATTCCCCCCAAGAGCATCCTGCTCCGCCTGACCACGCTCCTCAATCCCGAGGGCGGTTACATGTCTCTGGAGCAAAGCATGCGGGTCATCAGTGAGGCATCGCCGGTTTCAGTGTTCACGGTTTGGGATTTCGACATTGGGCATGGTGCGCTGGGTGGAGTGGTGGTCAGCTCCTTGGAACAGGGCCAGTTGGCAGGCAAATTGGCCAGAGAAATCCTTATCTATCCCCATGCTGTGCTTCCCGCCGTGGTCATGGAAAGTCCCAATGTGGCGATGTTCGACCACCAGCAAATGGCCCGCTTCGATCTGCCTGAAACAAAACTGCCTTACGGTGCTCAGATTCTTGGTAAAGCTCCGAGTCTGTATGCTGAATTCAAATTCTGGATCTGGATCGGCGTGTTGATCATTACCTTGCTGACCGCTTTGGTTCTGGTGCTCCTGGCATATATCGCCTACCGGCGAAGAATGACCGCTGCATTGGAGGAGAGCGAAGAGCGATACCGGCGCATCGTGGAAACCGCCAATGAAGGGATTTGGGTTCTGGATGAGAAGTTCAAAACCACCTTCGTCAACCCGCGCATGGCCGAAATGTTGGGCCTTGCTCCGGCTGAGGTGTTGGGCAGGCCCAGGGACACATTCATGTTTGCCGAGGACATCCCGGATGACGAAACGCGAATGAAAAGGCGCGTCGCCGGGACTTCGGAAAGCTATGAGCGTCGATTTCGACGAAAGGATGGATCAACGCTATGGACCCTGGTTTCTGGAACCCCCTTAGTGGATGCGCAGGGCAGGATCATCGGTTCATTCGGCATGTTCGCGGACATTTCCCGGTTGAAGTATGCGGAAGAGGAGCTTCAACATACCAGTGATGCCCTGCGTAACGCCCTGGCTGAAAAGGATAAGTTTTTCTCCATAATCGCCCATGATCTCCGTGCTCCCATGGCCGGCCTGCTGGGGTTTGTGCGGCAATTTTCCGAAGATGCGCGGGTTTTCTCCCAGGAGCATCTGCAAAAAATTCTTCCCAGGGTGAAGCAATCCGCGGAAGACTTGTTTTTGCTGCTGGAGAATCTCCTGGAGTGGGCCACCATGCAACGCGGGGCCAGCCACTTTAAACCGGAATCACTGGGACTGGAGACATTGGTCTCTGCAAACATCGAACTTGCTCGTCCGACGGCGGATCAAAAGGATGTCTCCCTGCAGGGCCGGGTCGAGCCTGGACTTCATGTTTATGCGGACAGGCACATGCTCGACACCATAGTGCGCAACCTGATTTCCAACGCGATCAAATTCACCAACACTGGCGGGAACGTGATTGTTTCGGCTATCGGGGAGGGGGATTCGATTCAAATTCGCGTTCAGGACGATGGGATCGGCATGGATCGGGAAATGGCGGAAAAGATCTTCGCCATAGATCAAAAAACAACCCGAGCCGGTACCGGAGGAGAGCGGAGCACCGGCCTGGGCTTGATTCTATGCAAGGAATTCACTGAAAAACATGGGGGCCGGATTGATGTGAAAAGTCTGCCTGGCAAGGGGTCAACGATAACGGTCATCTTGCCGCGAAGTAGGATAACCGGCTCCTTTCAGGCAGAAAATTCGACCGATTTTCAGGAAGAACACAAAGCACCATTTTGA